CGCACGTGGCTGGGACCTCGCTGCCGCCGGGTACGAGTCCTACTACGTCCCGCGCTTCGCCCCGTGGGTGGACACGGCCGTGCGGGCGATCACCGGCGCGCTCCCGGACGGCCCGATCCTGGTTCCCTGTTGCGGCACGTTCCCCGAACTCGACGCGTTGGTGAAGTCCTTCCCCGACCGCGAGATCGTCGGCATCGACCTCTCCGAGGGCATGGTCCGGCTCGCCAGGGAGCGCGCCGCCGGGCTGCCACGAGTCCGTGTGGTCCAAGGCGATGCTTCGAGCCTCGACGACCACCGATGCGCGGCGGTCGTGTCGGTCTTCGGGCTCCAGCAACTCCCCGAGCCCGATGCCGCGCTGCGCTCGTGGGCTTCGACGCTGCGCCCGGGCGGAGTCCTGTCGGTCGTCTTCTGGCCGGGCAACATCGAGACCGATGGCCCGTTTTCCTTGCTGTCCAAGGTTCTTCGCGCTCACGTGCCCGCCGGGGACCGTTCCTGGGAAGAACGCCTCACCGTTCCCGGGGTTGTGGTCGACGAGGACGTCGCGCACCCGATGTCGCATCCGAGCGCGGAGGAGTTCTTCACCGCCCACACCGAGTCCGGCCCGCTCCGGCCGCTGGCCGACGACCGCGGACCCGAGTTCGTCGCCCGGCTCCGCGAGGAGTTCCTGCGGCTCGCCCCATCCGGTGAATGGCGGCACCGGCCACGGGCACGGCACATCGTTGCTCGGTCCACGCCGAAGCAATCGCTTGCCCCACAACAACAAACATGGTGATCTACCGCGAGAACCCGAAGGAGACACCATGAAGAGCCATGTCGTCGGTTCCCTCCTCCGGCCCGCGGGCCTGCTCGCCGCACGGGAGCAGCACGCGGCGGGCCGGCTCTCCGGGGAACAGTTGCGGGAGCTCGAGAACGAGGCCGTCGACGCCGCGATCGCGCTCCAGGAAGAAGCGGGGATCGACGTCATCACCGATGGCGAGCAACGGCGCGGCGTGTACTTCGACTCGCTGGCCGGGGTGCTCGACGGCATCACCCCGGTCCTGCCCGGCCAGAGCGCGGTCGTCGACGCGATGGTCGGCGCGGACGCCTGGCACACCGACGAAGAGGCCGCCCAGCTGGACGAGCTGGAGGCGAAGCTGCTCATCACCGGCAGGCTCGCGCGCCGCGAATCCCTTGCCCTGCGGGAGTTCGAGTACGCGAGCCGGCGGGCGAAGCACCCGCTCAAGGTGACGCTGCCGTCGCCGAGCAGCATCGCGTTGGTGTTCTGGTCCAACGAACACTCCACCGCCGCCTACCGCGACGTGTCCGAGGCGATGGACCACGTCGCCGAACTGCTGCGCGAGGAGATCGCCGCGCTCGCCGCGCGGGGCTGCCGCTACATCCAGCTGGACGCACCGGACCTGACTTTCCCCATCAACGAGGCGAAGTTCTTCTACGAGGCGGCGGGGCTCGACCGGGACCGGTTCCTCGACAAGAGCGTCGATCTGCTGAACAGCGTCATGACCGAACCCGGCGTCACGTTCTCCGTGCACGTCTGCCGGGGGAACAACCAGGGGCAGTGGCACACCTCGGGCGGCTACGGTTCGATCGCGGCACAGGTGTTCCCGCGCCTGGAGAAGGTCGACCACGTTTTCCTTGAGTACGACGACGAGCGCTCCGGCGGGTTCGAGCCGCTGGCCGAGGTGCCGGACGACAAGGTCGTGGTGCTCGGGCTGGTCTCCACCAAGACCGATGTGGTCGAGTCCCGCGCGGACGTCGAGCGCAGGATCGAGGAAGCGGCGAAGTTCCACCCGGTGGACCGGCTGGCCGTCTCCCCGCAGTGCGGCTTCGCATCGGCCATGCAGGGCAACCCGTTGTCCGAGGCCACGCAGCGGGCCAAGCTCGAACTCGTCGGAGAAGTCGGCCGCGCGCTGGCGTCCTGACACGTGGACACGGGCGGCGGCGGGGCTCTCCCGCCGCCGCCCGGAGTTCAGTCGTCGTCGTCACCGATCCCGATGCCGATTCCGATGCCGATCCCGAGATCGATGCCGATCCCCACGCCGATCCCGATGCCGATCCCGATGCCGTCGTCGTCATCGTCGTCGTCGTAGCGGTCTCGCTCGGCGATGGTGGCGCGCACGCGCTCGCGAATGCGATCGGCCTTGTCGTTCCCGGTCTGCGTCGCGCTCGCCGTCAACTCGCCCGCGGGCGCCGCCGAGCCGATACCGGCGCTGAACGGCAGCACGACCGCCAGTGTCGCGGTAACGATCATGATTCGACCGATCATCCGAACAGTGTTCATCACGTACCCCTCTCCAGAGAATTCTGGATATCCCCAGAAACAAAATGTAGCCGAATCAAGGAGAATCCGAAGGCCCCGGTAGGCGGAAAACGATCAGTGCAGCTCGAATTGTGTCCCGTGAAATAAACATGCGATTTTCGTAGCCGCCCGACCGGCAAACCTCTCCTGGTGCGACCCCCTTCGGGATGACGGAGCGCGAGGTCACGACGCGCGGTGATGACCACCAAAACACCGCAGGGTGAATTCTGCGAGAGGACGGTTGGAGAGCCCGGCGAGGGTTATTCGCAGCGATATCGGAACTGACCGCTGCGGAGGCAGAAATGGGCACGGCAGTCATCGGCGACGGCACCTGGCTCAGCGACGAGGTGACCGAGGCGGTCTCGGCCGCGGCGGCCGCGCTCGCCGGGAACGGGGACGACGCGCAGGTCCAGCGGCTCCTCGCGGCCCGGCTGGTCCTGCGGGCGAGCGCGCACGCGGCTGAGGAGATCTTCGCGCTGCGGCCCGCCGTCTCCGTCGGCGACCTGATCAACGTCACGCGCACCACGTGCCGCCTCGTGGAGATCACCCTCGGCGAGCTCTTCGTGGCCTACGGCGCCGACGCGGCGCTCCCACGGAGCACCAGCACCGGACCCGACATCGCGCTGAAGCGTCTGGGGCCGCCGTTGCTGCGGCTCGGAAACGTGCTGTGGGCCCACGCGCGCTGTTCGCGCATCAGGTTCGTCGGTGAGCAGATCCAGGTCGCCGCGGGCGACGTTCTGGCCCACTCCATTCGTTCGCGCTAGGAGGCGGAATGACCGGCAAGATACAGGCGGCGCTCACGGTGTTGCTCACCATCGCGGCGGCGACACCGGCGCTGGCCCAGGAACCCATCGGGGACACCGCGATGGGTTCGCAGATCGCCAAGCACGAAGGCGTCTCGCCGGAGCGCCCGCGAACGCACGAGGACGTTCCGCTCGACCCGAGGACCGGGGCGTCGGTTCCGGGCATCGACGTCAGCGGGCACCAGCGCAACGTGGACTGGGCGGCCCAGTGGAACGCCGGGAAGCGCTTCGTCTACGTGAAGGCCACCGAAGGAACGGCGTTCAAGAACCCGTACTTCGCCCAGCAGTACAACGGCTCCTACAACATCGGCATGATCCGCGGCTCGTACCACTTCGCGCTGCCCGACCGCTCCAGCGGAGCCGCCCAGGCCAACTACTTCGTCAACAACGGCGGCGGGTGGTCGAAGGACGGCAAGACCCTGCCCGGTGCGCTGGACATCGAGTACAACCCTTATGGCGCAACGTGTTACGGGCTCAGTCACGCCGCGATGGTCGCGTGGATCAAGGACTTCTCCGACACCTACCACAAGCGCACCCGTCGTTACCCGGCGATCTACACGAGCACCAACTGGTGGTCGAAGTGCACGGGCAACCACGGCGACTTCAGCAAGACCAACCCGCTGTGGGTGGCGCGGTACAACTCCCACATCGGGCCGCTGCCGTACGCGTGGTCGATCCACACGATCTGGCAGTACTCGGAGAAGCCGATCGACCAGAACTCCTTCAACGGCAACTACAGCCGCCTTCAGGTCCTGGCGCGAGGCTGACTCACCGCGGGCTCAGCGCGGCGGCGTGGTAGCGGCATCCCGCGTTCCACAACAGGAATGACGGCATCCCGGCGTCGTGCGCGGCCTGGATCTGCGCCCGGACCTCCTGGGGGCCGTAGGTCCTGCCGAGCGAGAAGTCCTGCAGCCACGGGATGATCACAGCCCGGCCGCCGCGCACGGCCTCGGCGAACGCGCCGAGTGACCGCTTCACGATCTCGTAGGGATCGGCGTTCGGGTCGCTCACGCCGTACTCCCCCTTGCCCCAGTGCGAGGGGTAGACCATCGGCGCGATGTAGTCGGCGTGCCGCGCCAGCGCCGGGATGTCCTGGGCCACCGAGGTCGGGCTCGACACCGCGATGCCGAAGACCGACACGCCGAGCAGCGCACCGCGCTCCCGCAGAACGCGTCCGCTGTCGGCGACGAAGCTGGTGACGCTGTCCTCCGCGCTGCCGCTCAACCCCGGGAAACGCATCTGCGCCAAGGGTCCATCGGGTCGTCGGATGTAGTCGTAGAGGATGTCGTCGAAGCCGAGACCGGCGGCCTCCACGGCGAGATCGAGGTTGTACGCGCGGACTTCGGGATGCGCGAGGTTGGTGAAGGCGTACTTGCCGTAGCCGCTGCTCCACGGCTGACCGTTGGGTCGCTGGACGAGCATGTCGCGGTGACCGTTCTGCCAGGCCCACGCGCCGAGCACGGGATCCCGGAAGACCACCAGCCGACCGACGACTTTCCCGCCGAGCGCGTGCACCTGCTCGACGGCCTGCTTCGCGTCGTAGGCGTCGTGGGCGATCGCGCCGATCTCCCGGGCACGCGGCAGCGCGCTCGGATAGCCGATCTTGCCGCTCTCGTCCTTGATGTCCAGCTCGACGGTGTCGATCTTGTGCTCCCGCACCAGGTTCAGCACAGGATCGCGGAGCGCGGGCACCGACCAGGCGTGCGCCGTGAGGTGCAGCGCGCGCATCCCCGGGTGCTCGGCGTCCGCCGTCGTGGTCGTGGGTGCGGGCTTGCTCGTGGCCGGACCCGGTATCGGCGGCGCGAGTTCGGCCGCTGGTTTCACCGGTGACACCAGGGCCAGTGCGAGGCCGACTGCGGCCAGGACCGCGGTGACGATCAGCGCCACCAGGACAAGGGTCGTGCCACGGCGTTTGAGGCTGTGCCTGCCCACGGTGGCCTCCTCGTGCGTCAGTAGGGCTGTGCGTGTTGCCGCGCGCTCGGCGCGAGAAGTCCTTCCAGGTCGCGGGGAAAGGAGATCCGGCGCGGGTTGCCGTCCGAGGTGTAGCGCTGGGGGCTGCCCGCGGCGAGCTTGTCCAGCCACGCGGTCGAGGCGAACCGGGCCTCGTTCCCGACCGCGCCCTGGGAGCGGATGCGGGGGATGCGGGCGGGGTCGAAGTCCTTGCTGTGCGGGGAGCTCGCCGGTTCGGCCCCGACCAGGAACACCCCGGCGTGGCGGTAGTCCACCCCGTCCGCGGACCCGCTGACGGCCAGGTCCTCGTCCCTCGGAAGAGAACCGAACGGCAGCGCCAGGGTCTCCATCGGCACCCCCGGGTGCTGCTCGCCGAACCAGCCCGTGAGCCGGGCGATGGCGCGTTCGGCCTCCCGCGGTTTGGCCTTGCGCAGGTCGGTGTGCGCCAGCGTGTGGTTGCCGACCTCGAAACCGTTGTCGGTGAGCCAGGACAACGCCTTGCCGGTGCGGTCGGCGAAGGGGTGGGCGTTGATGAAGAAGGTCGCCGTCGGGGTGAACCCGGGGTGCGCCTTCGCCACGTCCAGCAGGATGCCCACGGCGCACGTGGGCAACGGGCGGTCGCGCGCGTCCAGGGTCAGCTGGCTCTGCAGCCCGTCGTCGAAGGTGAGGACGACGGGATGCCGCCCTGCGGGCACGTCCAGCGCTCCGGTGGCCAGGTCGCGCGCCCGGACCGGCACGTACCCCTCCCGCGCCAACCGCTCCAGCTCGGCCCGGAACTCCGCCGGGGTGCGCTCGTAGACGCTGGTCGGGTACTCGACGATGCCGTGGTACATCAGCACCGGCACCACGCCCAGCTCGTTCGCCTTCACGTCCCGGGGCGCGGGCGCCACCACGAGGGGCGGGCTCGCGGGCACGGTGCCGGTGGAGCCCTGCGCGCTGCTGCACCCGGCCAGCAGCACGAGCACGAAGGTGACGACGATCGCTCTCATCCGCTTGGAATTCCCGAAGGACCCGCATCGGCACCACCCGATGAGGTGCATGCTGGCGGCATGACTCCTGCCGAGCCGCGGATCGGCCACACCTACCGGGTCCGCATCCCCCGCCACGAGAGCCCCGCCAAGTACGTCACCGGGCGTCCGGGACGGGGTGCCGCGGACCTGATGTTCCTCCAGCTGGCCTTCGCCCACGGCGACGGGCTGAGCGCCGACTTCGACATCACGCTGACCTCCGTCGGCGAGGAGCTGGCGGGCGAACCGGCGGTCACCGGGGTCAAGGTCGTGGACACGACGCACGTCAGCACTCCCCTGGCCCCTCAGGTGGCGGCGGCGCTCGGGCTGTCCCCGGACGTGGAGTACGTGGTCGAAGGAGTGCTCAGGGACGCGCGGTCGGGTGAACCCGTCCAGGTGCTGGCCGAGGAGACGCTGACCATTCCCGTTTCCTGGCTCCACGAATAAGAAGAGCGTTCACACGGGCTTTTCACGTGCACCGCGCAAGGTGTGCGTCCACGTCAAACGGCCAGAGCCGCTGAGTTCCCACTTTTGAGTCATCTCCGGCCGTCCCCGCCGCCGGGTACGCGAAACTGGACCCATGGCGGTCACTCGACGTGTCTTCTTCAGCGGCGCGATGGCGGCGCCTTTTCTCGCGCAGCTGGGCGGCACGGCCCAGGCGAATCCCGCGGTCGACGTGAAGTTCACCCTGCTCAGCGGGCTCGGTGAGATCCGGCTGACCGAACTGGCGCTCAAGCGGCTGGCCACGGAGCAGATCCAGGTCCAGGCGGTCGCCCCGGCCGCCCCGATCCTCGGTGCGGACGGGAAGACCGTCGAGGGCGTCACGCTCACGCCGGAGTACGCCACCGGCACCATCGACGCGCTCGGCAGGCCGGGAACGGGCTCGGGGCGCGCGCTCGGCGGCGTGGTGCTGCGGAACGCCACGGCCCGGATGGAGATCACCGGCATGCGCACCTCGGCGCCGGACGGGCGGATCTTCGCCTTCCTGAAGGTGAACGACGAGTGGGTCGGCGAGCTGCCGCTCTACGTCAGCGATCCCGGCGCGATGCGCCTGTCGGTGGAACCCGGGCTGCCGGGCAAGCCGACCACGCTGAAGGGCAGCGGCATCCCGGTGACTCCTTCCCAGGAGGGCATCGACGCCTTCGCCGAGGCGTTCGGCGTCGCGCTGTTCACCTTGACGGACAAGGTGTTCACCGCGTCGGGCAGCGGACTCGGCCTGCCGCTGCCCGTGCTGTCCGGCTGATCGTCACCCCGCGCCGAGGACGGCGTCCCCGGGGTGCCTCCCGGTCGTGGCGATGGCCACGGCCTGGAGGCGGCTGGCGCGCAGGAACGGGTAGGCGGCCTCGCCGTGGGTGCCCCCGCTGAGCCCGGTGCCGCCGAGTCCGGGCAGGTGCGGGGCGTGCGCGAGGTGCGAGTCGTTGACCTTGAGCACTCCCCCGTTGGTCACAGCGGTGCTGAACCGCTCGATGACCTCCGGGCTCTCCGCCCACAGCGAGTTCCGCAGGCCGTACTCGTTGCCGTTGAGGAACTCGACGCAGCGATCGAGCAGGTCCGGCCCGTCGTCGGGCACGACGACCGACAGCAGCGGGAAGAAGGTCTCCTCGCGCACGGCCGAGACGTTCTCGGCCAGCTCGAACCCGTCGACGCGCAGCACTGTCGGCTCGATGAACAACCCTTGCGGATCGGGTTCCCCACGCAGGTCGATCTGCGTGCCACCGCAGACCTTCGTGGCGCCCACGCTCATCGCCTGATCGAGGCAGCGCCGGAAGGCCGTGGCGCGCAGGACCGGGCTGAGCACCGTGTCGGAGTCCTCCGGGTCACCCGGCCGCAGCGCTGACGCCGCCTCCCGCAGCCGCGCCAGCAGGTCGTCGGCCACGGCGGGGTGGACGATGACGTACTTGGGGCTGAAGCACGTCTGGCCGGACGCGTAGAACGCCTCCAGCAACGCGGCAGTGGCGTGGCCGAGGTCGGCGTCGTGCCACACCAGCACGCCGTCGTTGCCGGACAGCTCCAGGATCGCCCGCTTGCCGCGCTCCACGCACTTCTGCTCCAAGGCGAGCCCGTGCTCGCTGGAACCGAAGTAGTAGATGGTGTTCACCAGCGGGCTGTCCAGCCACTGCCGCACGGTGACCTCGAAGTCGGCGCACAGCACGTTGAACATCCCGGCGGGTGCCCCGCGCGCTTCGAGCACCGGGATGATGACGTTGTGCAGGGCGTAGCTCAGCGAACTGGCGCAGCTGCGCGGAACGCGGATCACCACGCTGTTGCCCGACAACAACACCAGTGACGCGATCAACCCGAACAGCGGTGCGTTGGCGGGCGGGTCGACGCACACCACGCCGTCCGGCCGGCGCTGCAGCACGATCTTGTGATGCGGTGTGGTGATCTCCTGCCGGAGCAGGGACTCCGCCTGCTCAAGGCTCTCCGGCCGGACGAGGTCGAGCACGACGTTCAGCTGCGCCTCGGCCAGCAGCCGCGGGCAGCCCTCCATGCGCAGGATCCGGGACAGCTCTTCGCGGTGTTCCAGGAAGGCCGCGTACAGGTCTCCGACGTAGGCCAGGCGCTCGGCCACCGGCACCGCGCGCAACCGCGGCACCGCGTCGGCCGCCGCGCGCAGCGCCGCCTGCCCCTGTTCGGGAGTGCTCAGCGCGACCGAGCAGAGGACGTGCGGGTGGGCGTGCAGCTCCTCCTCGGAACCCTCGCGGAGCAGGCGGAACAGCGTCGCCGCCTCGGTTCCGCCCGCCTCCAGCACGGTGCGGACGCTCATCCCGTACGCGCGTTCCCCGGTGTCGACCCGCTCTCCGCCGATGTAGAGCGGGAAGTGGCGGACAGCGGTCTGAGTCACGTGTTCTCCTCGGTTTTGAAGTAGGTGACCAGCGAGCGGGACAGGTCGTCGATCCCGCTGCTCGCGACGACCCGCATGATGGGGATCTCCCGGCCGAACCGGCGCCGCATCTTGGTGACCAGTTCGGCGCCCATCAACGAGTCCACGCCCAGCTGGTCCAGCGGGCGGTTGCGGTCGATGCGCTCCGGCGCGACGCCCAGGACCTCGGCGAGCGTCTTGACGATGATCTCCGCGACCAGTTCGACCGCTTCCTCCGGTGCTGCCTCACGGAGCCGGTCCAGCAGGTCGTCGTCCTCGTCGGTGGAGGTCTGCCCGCCTCCGCCCAGCTCGCCGAGCCGCGGCGTGGTCAGGTGCGAGTACAGCCGGCCCAGGAACTCCCCGTCGTGGCTCCACACCACCGAAACCCCAGGCCCGCCGACGAGGTCGTCCAGCGCCTCGCGCACGTGGCGCAGCGACAGCAGGGTCAGGCCCGCCCTGGTGACGGTCTTGGCGGTCGCCCTGTTGCGGGCCACGTAACCGACCTCGCCCAGCGCACCCCAGGCGATCGTCTGCCCGACCAGCCCGCGCTCCCGGCGAGAACGCGCAAGTGCTTCCAGGAACAGGTTTCCCGCGCAGTAGGCGGCTTGCCCGGCGTTGCCGAAGACAGCGGCGGCCGAGGAGAACATGAGGAACAGGTCGAGGTCGTGGCCCTCCGTGACGCGGTCGAGGACCATCGCACCGGCCATCTTCGGTGCGAGCACCGCGCGGAACCGCTCGGGCGTCAGGTCGGCGGTCATCACGTCGTCGAGCACCATCGCCGCGTGCACGACTCCGCGCAGTGGGGCGTTGATCGACTCGACGACACCCCGCATCGCGGCCTCATCGGTCACGTCGGCCGCGTGCACCGTCACTTCGACCCCGCGCGCGGTCAGCTCGGCGACGACGTCCTGCGCCTCGGGAACCGCCATCCCGCGCCGGTTGACCAGCGCGAGGTGCTTGGCGCCACGGTCGGTCAGCCACCGTGCCACCTCCGCGCCGAAGCCGCTCGCGCCGCCGGTCACCAGGTAGGTTCCCTCGGAATCGGGCGTGAAGCCGTTGCGCCGCAACGCCTTCTCGACGGGAGGACGCTGGTCGAAGGTGATGACCAGCTTGCCGATGTGCCGGGAGTGCTGCAGCGACCGGAATGCCTCCGCCGTCCGGGCGGCCGGGAAGGCCCGGTACGGGACGGGACGGATCGTTCCCGTCTCGAGGTGCGTGACGACCTGCTCGTACTGGCTGACGATCTCGTCGTGGCGCAGCCGCCCCAGCTGGTCGATGTCCACGACGAAGTAGCTGATGTTGTTGCGCAGCGGGAAGAGGGAGACGTTGCGGTCGCCGTAGAGGTCGCGCTTGCCGAGCTCGACGAACCTGCCGCCGAACCGCAGCAGCTCCAGGCTCCTGCCGATGAACTCGCCGCCGAGCGAGTTGAGCACGACGTCCACGCCCTGCCCCCCGGTGACGGCCAGCACGTCGGCGACGAAGCTGAGGCTGCGCGAGTCGAAGACGTGCTCCACCCCGAGCAGCTTCAGGAAGTCGCGCTTCTCCTCGGTGCCCGCGGTGGCGATCACCTTCGCGCCGACGAACGCGGCGCACTGGAGGGCGGCCAGCCCGACGCCACCGGCCGCGCCGTGCACGAGCACCGTCTCGCCCGCGCGCAGCTTGGCCTGGTGCAGCAGCCCGTAGCTCGCGCTCAGCAGAGCGACGGGCATCGTCGCGGCGCCCAGCGGGCCGATCTCCTCCGGCACCGAGGAGATCAGGTTCTCGTCGGCGATCACGTGCGAGGCGAAGGAGCCGGGCGCCGAGCCGAAGACCTCCTCGCCCGGCCGGAAGCGCGTCACTCCCGGGCCGACGGCGGTGATCACGCCGGCGCACTCACCGCCGAGGTGCATGCCGGCGATCCCGCCCTCGACCACCCAGCCCGGCAGCATGCCGATCGCGATCAACGCGTCCCGGTAGTTGATGCTCGCCGCCTGGACTTCGATGCGCACCTGGCCCGCACCGGGCTCCGGCAGCTCCATCTCCACCCACGCCAGCTCGTAGGACGGCCCCGCGTCGCGGGCGATGAGCCGATACGGCGCGGACGTGTCCGCGGGGGTGGGAGGCAGATCGCGCAACCGGGGTACGAATCGGCCGGAGGCGGTGAGCACCACCTCGTCCTCGTCAGTGGGATCGAGGAGTTCCCGGGCGATGCGGTCGACCGGAACGCCCTGTCCCACCGAGACCCTTCTGACGCCCAGCACGCTGTGCTCGGCGGCCACCGTCCGGGTTGCTCCCCAGAGCGCCGCGTCGACGGGAGTGGTCGCGCGTTCCGGTGCCGGGTTGAGCCCCGTCGGACCGCCGACCAACCACAGTCGCGTCACCGACCCCGCCGGGAGGTCGGCGGTCGCGACGATGAGTTCGCGAACGAACTCGAACCGCTCGGTGGTGGCTTCGACGGGGTCCTCCGGCTCCGGCCCGAGCACGAACACCACGTCGGTCTCGGATGAGGTGAACCAGTCGGCCATGCGGCTTCCCGAGGCCAGCAAGGCGTCCGCGCCCAACTCGGTCAACTTCGCGGTGAGCGCGTCCGCCAGAGCCGCGCCCTCTTCGGCGACGACCACCACGCGACCGGCGCTCACGGCTTCCGGCTCCTGAAGGGCACCTCGGCGCCAGCTCGCCGTCGTCACCGAGCACAGTTCGCCCTCGACGACGGTCCGCACTCCATGGAAACCGCTGTCTGCCAGCAGATCACGCCACTGCGGAGCGGTGAGCATCGGCGAGGACGGACGCAGGTCGAGATCGGTCATCGACCAGAACCCCGGGACCACTCCGAACGGCAGGGCAAGGCTCACCGGATCGTGCGGCTCGACCAGCACCAGGCGACCGTGATCGGCCAGCACCTCCGACACCCCGCGCAGCGCCGAACGCACGTTCTTCGCGGTGTGCAGAGCATTCCCGGCCACCACGACGTCGAAGCCGCGAAGCCCGGAACCGGGCTCGTCGAGGTCGAAGGTCCGGTACTCGACGAAGTCGTAGCGCGCGAACCGGGCCTCAGCGGGCGCGAGGAAGAACTGCGACACATCGGTGAAGACGTAGCGCGTGCGGTCCGCGGGCAGGACGGGAAGCAGTGCCGCAGTGAGCGCGCCGGTACCACCGCCGACTTCGAAAATCCTCAGTGGACGGTCGGCGGGCCACGCTTCGACGAGCGTTCGCACCACTTCGGCGACGGC
The window above is part of the Allokutzneria albata genome. Proteins encoded here:
- a CDS encoding class I SAM-dependent methyltransferase, which codes for MDIARGWDLAAAGYESYYVPRFAPWVDTAVRAITGALPDGPILVPCCGTFPELDALVKSFPDREIVGIDLSEGMVRLARERAAGLPRVRVVQGDASSLDDHRCAAVVSVFGLQQLPEPDAALRSWASTLRPGGVLSVVFWPGNIETDGPFSLLSKVLRAHVPAGDRSWEERLTVPGVVVDEDVAHPMSHPSAEEFFTAHTESGPLRPLADDRGPEFVARLREEFLRLAPSGEWRHRPRARHIVARSTPKQSLAPQQQTW
- a CDS encoding cobalamin-independent methionine synthase II family protein produces the protein MKSHVVGSLLRPAGLLAAREQHAAGRLSGEQLRELENEAVDAAIALQEEAGIDVITDGEQRRGVYFDSLAGVLDGITPVLPGQSAVVDAMVGADAWHTDEEAAQLDELEAKLLITGRLARRESLALREFEYASRRAKHPLKVTLPSPSSIALVFWSNEHSTAAYRDVSEAMDHVAELLREEIAALAARGCRYIQLDAPDLTFPINEAKFFYEAAGLDRDRFLDKSVDLLNSVMTEPGVTFSVHVCRGNNQGQWHTSGGYGSIAAQVFPRLEKVDHVFLEYDDERSGGFEPLAEVPDDKVVVLGLVSTKTDVVESRADVERRIEEAAKFHPVDRLAVSPQCGFASAMQGNPLSEATQRAKLELVGEVGRALAS
- a CDS encoding lysozyme, which encodes MTGKIQAALTVLLTIAAATPALAQEPIGDTAMGSQIAKHEGVSPERPRTHEDVPLDPRTGASVPGIDVSGHQRNVDWAAQWNAGKRFVYVKATEGTAFKNPYFAQQYNGSYNIGMIRGSYHFALPDRSSGAAQANYFVNNGGGWSKDGKTLPGALDIEYNPYGATCYGLSHAAMVAWIKDFSDTYHKRTRRYPAIYTSTNWWSKCTGNHGDFSKTNPLWVARYNSHIGPLPYAWSIHTIWQYSEKPIDQNSFNGNYSRLQVLARG
- a CDS encoding putative glycoside hydrolase, with translation MGRHSLKRRGTTLVLVALIVTAVLAAVGLALALVSPVKPAAELAPPIPGPATSKPAPTTTTADAEHPGMRALHLTAHAWSVPALRDPVLNLVREHKIDTVELDIKDESGKIGYPSALPRAREIGAIAHDAYDAKQAVEQVHALGGKVVGRLVVFRDPVLGAWAWQNGHRDMLVQRPNGQPWSSGYGKYAFTNLAHPEVRAYNLDLAVEAAGLGFDDILYDYIRRPDGPLAQMRFPGLSGSAEDSVTSFVADSGRVLRERGALLGVSVFGIAVSSPTSVAQDIPALARHADYIAPMVYPSHWGKGEYGVSDPNADPYEIVKRSLGAFAEAVRGGRAVIIPWLQDFSLGRTYGPQEVRAQIQAAHDAGMPSFLLWNAGCRYHAAALSPR
- a CDS encoding polysaccharide deacetylase family protein produces the protein MRAIVVTFVLVLLAGCSSAQGSTGTVPASPPLVVAPAPRDVKANELGVVPVLMYHGIVEYPTSVYERTPAEFRAELERLAREGYVPVRARDLATGALDVPAGRHPVVLTFDDGLQSQLTLDARDRPLPTCAVGILLDVAKAHPGFTPTATFFINAHPFADRTGKALSWLTDNGFEVGNHTLAHTDLRKAKPREAERAIARLTGWFGEQHPGVPMETLALPFGSLPRDEDLAVSGSADGVDYRHAGVFLVGAEPASSPHSKDFDPARIPRIRSQGAVGNEARFASTAWLDKLAAGSPQRYTSDGNPRRISFPRDLEGLLAPSARQHAQPY
- a CDS encoding aldehyde dehydrogenase family protein; this encodes MTQTAVRHFPLYIGGERVDTGERAYGMSVRTVLEAGGTEAATLFRLLREGSEEELHAHPHVLCSVALSTPEQGQAALRAAADAVPRLRAVPVAERLAYVGDLYAAFLEHREELSRILRMEGCPRLLAEAQLNVVLDLVRPESLEQAESLLRQEITTPHHKIVLQRRPDGVVCVDPPANAPLFGLIASLVLLSGNSVVIRVPRSCASSLSYALHNVIIPVLEARGAPAGMFNVLCADFEVTVRQWLDSPLVNTIYYFGSSEHGLALEQKCVERGKRAILELSGNDGVLVWHDADLGHATAALLEAFYASGQTCFSPKYVIVHPAVADDLLARLREAASALRPGDPEDSDTVLSPVLRATAFRRCLDQAMSVGATKVCGGTQIDLRGEPDPQGLFIEPTVLRVDGFELAENVSAVREETFFPLLSVVVPDDGPDLLDRCVEFLNGNEYGLRNSLWAESPEVIERFSTAVTNGGVLKVNDSHLAHAPHLPGLGGTGLSGGTHGEAAYPFLRASRLQAVAIATTGRHPGDAVLGAG